The genomic window AAAATATGGAAAGAATTTTGTCAGATTATTAGTATTGTTGATATTGGTATTGGGAAGCAACAACGTAAATTAATTAGATTAAATAAGCAAAAAAAAGTTTAGTTAATGATTTAATAGAATTTTCAGATGAAATAGAGAATCAACAGAATATATTAATAAACTTATCTGTAAATAAAGAGCCTGATGCAATAAAGCTATATTTTAAACGAAGAGATAATTTAAAGTCAGCGATTGACTCATTACTCTTTGATGCATCATTGGTACAACGAGAGCTGAGTGATTTAATTGTTGAAATAAAAGAAACGGAAGCAGAGAAATTACGACTAGAAAAAAGAAAAGATATTTTAAATGAACTAAAAAAAGAAATTATTTAAAGGAACATAATGTGAAATGAAAATTGAAATTGTGAGTATAAATGATTCAGTAAATGAAAATTCGTCAGAAAGCGATTTCAAAAAAGTATTAAATAGTGTTAAACATAAAGGTAAATCAAAAAAAAGCTTTAAGGTTAGAACAGTAAAAAATGCAATTAGACAAAAAGATAATAAGAGGAAAAAAAAGGAGGAAATAGCGTTAATATGGGGGATATCTTCTTTACTGAAATAGAAAGAAGAAGGAGTCGTAGCGATATTAGTTTGATAATGCCAGTAGAGATTGAAAAGATAAAATCAAAATTAAAAACTAAATTAGCTATAGATGATATTAATCCTCAGGATATTAGTATTTATACTAATTATGTAAATACCATTGATAATACTAATGACACAGCTATTTCCACAATAAAAGAAAAGATTAATAAGAAAGATACATTGATGATTCAAACTGAGATGATCAATCAATCTAATATGTTAATGAGTAAAGAATATATTACAGTTAAAGCAATGCGCCACTATCAAGTTTATTATAAGGGTAAGCGTTATTACTTTAATATTGATAAGCAAGGTATTCTTAGTGAAAAAGAGGATGCAAATGACTGCTCTTGATGTAACTGCACTATGTTTGAATATTTTGCAGGAAGGTATTTTTATTTTTTCAATTTCATTTGTTTTAACTGGTATTGTTGTTGGTTTATTACAGACTGTTTTTAGTGTTCAAGACCCCGGTTTACCATTGGTAGCAAAATTAGTTGTATTATTTATTTTGTTAACTCATTCTGGTAAAGATATTTATGAGCAATTTCAATCATTATTTAAAGTGTTATAATTAATTAAGTGGAGATAAAATGAAAAACTTTAGAAAAATAATTTCTAAAACTTTAATCGATGAATTAGGCCTTGATGCTGTTATGTTATCAAGATTAGATGGTGATAAGCCCATCTGTATTGAATTACGTGACGGCGCTGAAATCTATATTACTTCTGAAGATAATGATTTCCTTATGGTTTTTATTGAGGTAACAATTAAGGATGTCAGGAAAATAAGAATGCAGTCATCTAAGGTTATTGATTTATTTATTGAGGATGAAGATTTAATGATGAATATCAAAAAAGATAAATTTATAGCTCTATGTTATATTGATAAAAAAATTAAAAATATTGAAAGTAAGCTATTGGATAAATTGGTATCCTTAAATACATTTTCAGATATTATTAATAATTAGTTTTCTAGATTAATAACTAATAGTAAAAAGGAGGGGGATTGTTTAGTCCACGTATTTCATCACAAGAAATAATTATTTAAAATTTAGCTTACAAAGTTTTAAAAAATGATAGAGTAAAAACAAAATATTTAAAAAATGCGATTTTAAAACTAAAGAAAAAGTCAAATAATCATTGTGAAAAACAGCAATATAAAAGAATTTTAGTTAATTTGGCTTATGTTAGAGGTAAGTTAATAGATAAAAAATCTGCGGCACTTAATATTAAAATTGAGTATATTGATGAGATATTAAGTTTGGTATCACCTTCGATGGGGAAAGATGCTAATAGTAAAAATACAATACCGTTTCATGATTTTTTCTCTAAAATTGAGTCTAAATTAGATTCTTCTCGGAAGTTTACATATCGGATTTAAATAATAAAGGGAGAGTAAAATGGTTATTTTTACTCTCCCTTTATTCTGATTTTTTACTATTATAAAATATAATTTATGACTGCCTAACCCAGAGCGACGCGGATACCAAAAGCGATTAATACGACGCCAAGGACTTTATCAATATATTTTTGTATTTTAGAAAGCACTTTTCTAACAGGTGCGCTTTGGATTAAGCAGACAAGTAGTGGCCAATAAATAGCAGCAAGTCCCCAAATAATGAAAGCAACCCATAATTTCTCGCCAATAGTAGATTTAACATCAAGCACTTGGGTAAATACGGCTAGGAAAAATAGGGTAGCTTTTGGGTTTAATATGTTACAGAGAAAGCCTTCCATAAAAGCTTTTTTAAATGTGATTATCTCATGTTTGGTATTATTAAAATCAACTTGATGGCTTTTATGTGGCATCAAACTTTTGATCCCTATCCAGATTAAGTAGATAGCACCCAAATATTTTAATATATCGAATAACCAAGGCGTTGTTGTGATAAGTACAGCTATCCCTGCGACACAGTAAGTCATGTGCAGTGCAACAGCCATGATAATTCCAAAAGCTGTCATTAAGGCCGCAGAGCGCTGGTAGCGCATTGCATTTTTTATAATCAGGAAGAAATCAGGTCCAGGAGAAATCATTCCTAATATTGCTATTATTGCTATAAATATCGACGTTTCGTACATTGGTTATCTCTATATTGCAGATTCGTTTTTTAATATAAGTTTTAGTCGAATAAATCACAGTTTGAGTATAAGTTAATTATAACTTTTTCAGAAAGATTAAATTTAGTCGACGAAACATTTCTCTTTACGTATAGTTAGAACAATTTTTATATTTAGCCTATAAGGTGACTAGATGAATATTAGTTTAATCGCAGCGATGGCGATTGATCAGGTGATCGGCATGGAAAAAGCGATGCCTTGGCATTTACCTGGCGATCTTGCATGGTTTAAACGCAATACACTCAATAAAGCAGTAATTATGGGGCGAATAACTTATGAATCAATCGGTCATCCGCTACCACAAAGAGTTAATATTGTCTTAAGTAGTAAGCCAGGTACAGATAATAATGTTATTTGGGTTTCTTCAATTGAAGAAGCTTTAGCAGCGGCAAAAGAAGCGACAGTTGATAATGATGAAGTTATTATCATGGGTGGTGGAAAGGTATATCAACAATTCTTACCTTTGGCTAATAAGCTGTATTTAACGCATGTTGATGCAGAAATTATCGGCGATACTCATTTTCCGGTTTATGAGCCTGATGAATGGGATTCAGTATTTACTGAATATCATGAAGAAGATGAAAATAATTCGCACAGTTATTGCTTTGAAATTTTAAATAAAAGAATTTAATTTAAATAAAGAACGGAGCTAAAATGCTCCGTTTTATTTTTAAATTTGCTTATTTTATATAAATATTTATTAATAAAATTAATGTTTTTGTATTGTTGAAGATTAATAATATATTAATCTTTATTACGTTTTAATTGTGATTTTTGGCGATAATACTGTTTTTCTTCCCAATGAAATAATGTTAAGTTTCCTCCCCAGCAACAACCCGTATCTAAACCATATACATTTTCTGGCGTATGTTTACCCTCTAGTGAAGCCCAATGGCCAAAGAATATTGAATATTCTTGGGGTAATTTTGTCAGTAAAGAAAACCACGGTTTTAGTGGGGAAGGTGCCTTTGATGGGCTTTCTTTGCAAAGCATGTCTAATTGCCCATGGGGAAAGCAGTAGCGCATCCGCGTTAATGCATTGGTGCTAAAACGCAATCGAGGTAATCCCATTAAACTTTCAGACCAGTTGTTAGGCATATCGCCATACATTGCATCAATGAATAGTGGGTAAGCATCACTCGATAGAACTGATTCAACTTCTCGCGCGCACATACGGGCAGTATCAAGATCCCATTGTGGGGTAATACCTGCATGCGCCATGATAATTTTCTTATCTTCATCAACTTGAAGTAGTGGTTGTTTACGCAGCCAGTTAATTAGCTCATCTGCATCTGGCGCATTAAGTAATTCATCAAGATGATCTTTAGGCTTATTACGGCTGATTTTGCAATAGATGCCTAGAAGATGCAGGTCATGATTACCTAAAACTATTTTTGCTGCTGAGCCAAGGCTTTTTACATAACGAAGCACTTGAAGTGAATCAGGGCCTCGGGCAACTAGGTCGCCCGTAAGCCAAAGAGTATCTTTTTGAGGATCAAAATTAACTTGTTCTAGTAATGCTCGTAGTTCGTGATAACAGCCATGAACATCACCAATTAGGTATGTAGACATAATTAATTAATCAAAGTTGGTATAGCAAGGCGAAATGCTGGGATATCAACATGAAAACTATCCCCCAAATCACTCAACATGACATAATAGCCTTCCATTGTGCCCATTGGCGTTTCAAGTATTGCGCCACTGGTATAACGGTAAGTTTTTCCGGGTAAAATAACGGGTTGTTCACCAACAACACCTTCACCTTGGACTTCTGTTTTATGGCCATCACTATTCGTAATAAGCCAATAACGGCTTATTAATTGAATTGGGGTACGACCAACATTACGGATTGATATGGTGTAAGCAAAAACGTATCTACCGATTTCGGGTTGAGATTGGCTTTCTATATAGACACTCTGAACTTGGATGCTTGTATTGGGTTCATTAAGCATAGTGCCTCCTTTTTAGTTGGCTCATACTCATCATCCTTTAAATTGCATGAAGCTATGGTTGCGACCTAATGTAGGTTAAAACTTTAACTAAGATAACGCTATAGGTCGCTTATATGCAACTTAAAGTGTTCGATATTTATTCAGATAAGTTGGATAGATAGTTCGCCATCTTACAATAAGCATCAACCGAGATATTTTCAGCGCGTGTTCCGGGATCAATACCAAGCTCTACCAATTGTTCAACACTGAATAAATCACCGAGGCTATTACGGATAGTTTTACGGCGTTGGTTAAAGGCTTGAGTTGTAATACGGCTTAAGATTTTAATATCTTTCAGCGGGTATGGATTTTCTTTATGGGGGATCAAGCGGACAACGGCTGAATCAACTTTTGGCGGTGGAGCAAAAGCTGTTGGTGGAACTTCTAGCACAGGTACAACTTGGCAATAATATTGTGCCATGACAGTTAAGCGACCATAAGCTTTACTTCCTGGGCCTGCGACTAAACGGTTGACGACTTCTTTTTGCAACATGAAGTTCATATCAGCAATGGAATTCGTAAAGGTGAACAAGTGAAACATCAGCGGCGTAGAAATATTATAAGGTAAATTGCCAAATACACGTAAAGGCTGACCTGCTTGTTCTGCTAATTTGCTAAAATCCACAGTCATGGCATCTTGCTGAATGATAGTGAGTTTATCTTTTAGCTGTGGATGAACGTGCAAGCGTGCGGCAAGATCGCGGTCAAGTTCAATAACCGTCATTTTATCCATTCTGCTGCCGACAGGCTCTGTCAGTGCGCCAAGCCCTGGGCCAATCTCTACAATGGCTTGACCTGGCTGTGGGTGCATTGCATCAACAATGCTATCAATAATAAATTGGTCAGTTAAAAAGTTCTGCCCGAAACGTTTACGGGCAAGATGCCCTTGATGAACTCGATTATTCATGAATTTTTATATGTCATTTGGATAGCTAATTTTAATGCGGTAATAAAACTACCCGCATCAGCATGACCCGTTCCTGCTAGATCTAGCGCAGTGCCATGATCAACAGATGTACGGATGAAAGGTAGGCCAAGCGTAATGTTTACAGCTCTACCGAAACCTTGGTATTTTAATACAGGCAGGCCTTGATCATGGTACATGGCAAGCACTGCATCTGCATTATCTAGATATTTAGGTTGAAATAAAGTATCGGCAGGTAACGGACCAATCAAATTTATACCCTGTGCTCTTAGTTTATTAAGTGCAGGTATCATTGTTTCTATTTCTTCCATTCCCATATGCCCGCCTTCGCCAGCATGAGGGTTTAGTCCACAAACATAAATATTCGGTACTTCAATACCAAATTTAGTTTGTAAGTCATGATGTAAAATCGTAATCACTTCCTGCAAACTTTGCTGAGTAATTACCGAGGAAACATCTTTTAAAGGCAGATGAGTGGTCGCTAAAGCGACTCGCAGCTCTTCTGTCGCCAGCATCATAACAACACGGTTACAAAGGCTTCTATCTGCAAAAAACTCGGTATGCCCACTAAAGGGAATTCCTGCATCATTGATAACACCTTTATGTACAGGCCCTGTAACGATTGCGGAAAACTCACCGTTTAAGCATCCATCACAAGCTCTGGCTAGCGTATTAATAACATATTGACCATTAGCAACGTTTAATTGCCCAGCTTCAGCAGGTGCATTTAATGGGATAGGCAGGATGGATAAACTTCCCGGCTCTTGCCCATCATGGTGGCTATTTGGTGTATAGTCTTTGAGCGTCAAAGGTAGGTTGAGCTGCTTTGCTCGTAAGCGAAGTAATTCGGGATCTGCACAGGCAACAAGCTCAACAGGCCAAAAATCTTGAGCAAGTTGGATCAGTAAATCTGGACCTACCCCGGCAGGTTCGCCGGGGGTGATCACAATGGGTCTATTGAGATTTTTCGACATTAGATGAATTGTCTCGTTCGTCGACGATATTAACATAAGCTTCAGCACGCTGTTCTTGTTGCCAACTTTGGGCTTCTTCATTGAATTTACGGTTGAACAGCAAGCGATAAGCTTGATCTTTTTGCGCCGCATCTGTTTTATCAACATTGCGGGTATCTTCTAATTGAATTAAGTGCCAGCCAAAGTTAGAAGGAACAGGTTGGCTCATTTCACCTTTGTTCAGTTTCATCAAAGCATCACGGAAAGCTGGGTCATAAACATCCGGCATATTCCAGCCTAATTCACCACCTTTTAATGCACTTCCCGGATCTTCAGAAAATTCTTTAGCTGCATCTTCAAAGGTCATTTTGCCGCTACGAATATCTTG from Providencia sneebia DSM 19967 includes these protein-coding regions:
- a CDS encoding flagellar biosynthetic protein FliQ, coding for MTALDVTALCLNILQEGIFIFSISFVLTGIVVGLLQTVFSVQDPGLPLVAKLVVLFILLTHSGKDIYEQFQSLFKVL
- a CDS encoding LysE family translocator, whose product is MYETSIFIAIIAILGMISPGPDFFLIIKNAMRYQRSAALMTAFGIIMAVALHMTYCVAGIAVLITTTPWLFDILKYLGAIYLIWIGIKSLMPHKSHQVDFNNTKHEIITFKKAFMEGFLCNILNPKATLFFLAVFTQVLDVKSTIGEKLWVAFIIWGLAAIYWPLLVCLIQSAPVRKVLSKIQKYIDKVLGVVLIAFGIRVALG
- the folA gene encoding type 3 dihydrofolate reductase is translated as MNISLIAAMAIDQVIGMEKAMPWHLPGDLAWFKRNTLNKAVIMGRITYESIGHPLPQRVNIVLSSKPGTDNNVIWVSSIEEALAAAKEATVDNDEVIIMGGGKVYQQFLPLANKLYLTHVDAEIIGDTHFPVYEPDEWDSVFTEYHEEDENNSHSYCFEILNKRI
- the apaH gene encoding bis(5'-nucleosyl)-tetraphosphatase (symmetrical) ApaH, with translation MSTYLIGDVHGCYHELRALLEQVNFDPQKDTLWLTGDLVARGPDSLQVLRYVKSLGSAAKIVLGNHDLHLLGIYCKISRNKPKDHLDELLNAPDADELINWLRKQPLLQVDEDKKIIMAHAGITPQWDLDTARMCAREVESVLSSDAYPLFIDAMYGDMPNNWSESLMGLPRLRFSTNALTRMRYCFPHGQLDMLCKESPSKAPSPLKPWFSLLTKLPQEYSIFFGHWASLEGKHTPENVYGLDTGCCWGGNLTLFHWEEKQYYRQKSQLKRNKD
- the apaG gene encoding Co2+/Mg2+ efflux protein ApaG; the protein is MLNEPNTSIQVQSVYIESQSQPEIGRYVFAYTISIRNVGRTPIQLISRYWLITNSDGHKTEVQGEGVVGEQPVILPGKTYRYTSGAILETPMGTMEGYYVMLSDLGDSFHVDIPAFRLAIPTLIN
- the rsmA gene encoding 16S rRNA (adenine(1518)-N(6)/adenine(1519)-N(6))-dimethyltransferase RsmA; this encodes MNNRVHQGHLARKRFGQNFLTDQFIIDSIVDAMHPQPGQAIVEIGPGLGALTEPVGSRMDKMTVIELDRDLAARLHVHPQLKDKLTIIQQDAMTVDFSKLAEQAGQPLRVFGNLPYNISTPLMFHLFTFTNSIADMNFMLQKEVVNRLVAGPGSKAYGRLTVMAQYYCQVVPVLEVPPTAFAPPPKVDSAVVRLIPHKENPYPLKDIKILSRITTQAFNQRRKTIRNSLGDLFSVEQLVELGIDPGTRAENISVDAYCKMANYLSNLSE
- the pdxA gene encoding 4-hydroxythreonine-4-phosphate dehydrogenase PdxA; translated protein: MSKNLNRPIVITPGEPAGVGPDLLIQLAQDFWPVELVACADPELLRLRAKQLNLPLTLKDYTPNSHHDGQEPGSLSILPIPLNAPAEAGQLNVANGQYVINTLARACDGCLNGEFSAIVTGPVHKGVINDAGIPFSGHTEFFADRSLCNRVVMMLATEELRVALATTHLPLKDVSSVITQQSLQEVITILHHDLQTKFGIEVPNIYVCGLNPHAGEGGHMGMEEIETMIPALNKLRAQGINLIGPLPADTLFQPKYLDNADAVLAMYHDQGLPVLKYQGFGRAVNITLGLPFIRTSVDHGTALDLAGTGHADAGSFITALKLAIQMTYKNS